DNA from Acidobacteriota bacterium:
GTTCAGCTCCAGCGGTGGCGAGACCCAGCCGGCAAATGGAGTGACAATCAGGTCGGTGGAGGACAGGTAGTCGTCGAACTGTCCCAGGATCCGAATTTGCGACTCCGGCAACCCGATTTCCTCTCGTGTTTCTCTCAGCGCCGTCTGAACCAGGGGCTCCTCCTCCGAGTCCCGCATTCCTCCAGGAAAGGAGATCTGCCCCTTGTGGGTTTCCACCGTTTCAGTCCGCTGTGTAAGCAGGAAATGCAAGGTGTCTTCCTGTTTCAGGATCGGTATCAGCACTGCCGCTCGCCCGGAATGGCGCCCGCTAAGCTTGTGAGGCACCCTGGCAGCCAGTTGAGAGGCAATTTGGACCGCTGTTCGCGCCATATGCTGAAAAACGTTGCCGGAGAGAAACTGATATGCGGGCCAGCATCTTAATGAATGGCCGCAAGCCGGTCAACTTGAGGATGCCGGGGGGCGGGACGGTGAGGATGCCGGGGGGCGGCAGAAATCGGGCCGACCTTAAAGATTCCGGCTACAAGCGCGGCCTGGAACAGGACGGATTCCGAGGCTCGTCAGGGGGTGAGAACTACAATGGTCAAAGCGTCTGAGACGGGTTCCTCCACAGGAATGATTGTGAGCATCCAGAGGTTTCCCGGGTCGCGCCGGCCCATGCAGTCGGTCAATCCGGCCAGGCTCATTAAGGATTTCGGTATGGAGAAAGATCATCACGCAAGGACAGGGAGCGAACGCCAGCTCCTCCTCATCGAAGAGGAGACCCTGCAATCCATGAACCTGCCCATCGGTGAAGTCAGGGAGAACCTGACCACTCGCGGAATCGTCCTGACCGGCCTCGAAAACGGAAGCATCCTCCAGATCGGGTCGGAGGTGCGGCTGCGGATCACCAAGCCCTGCCTGCCATGCAGCCGCATGGACGAGATTCGGGCCGGTCTGCAGCGGGAGCTGGAGGGACGCCGGGGCGTGCTCGCAAGGGTCGAATCCGGTGGCTCCATCTCGGTGGGGGATCCGATCCGGACTCTGTGATGGAGGCACGAGGCTGGCATCAG
Protein-coding regions in this window:
- a CDS encoding CoA pyrophosphatase; amino-acid sequence: MARTAVQIASQLAARVPHKLSGRHSGRAAVLIPILKQEDTLHFLLTQRTETVETHKGQISFPGGMRDSEEEPLVQTALRETREEIGLPESQIRILGQFDDYLSSTDLIVTPFAGWVSPPLELNPNPEEVEEILEVPWSLFRDPGLCRTETLRRLGRDILVYHYDFQGRDVWGLTARIIRDFLHLIDESPSRS
- a CDS encoding MOSC domain-containing protein, translating into MSIQRFPGSRRPMQSVNPARLIKDFGMEKDHHARTGSERQLLLIEEETLQSMNLPIGEVRENLTTRGIVLTGLENGSILQIGSEVRLRITKPCLPCSRMDEIRAGLQRELEGRRGVLARVESGGSISVGDPIRTL